Proteins co-encoded in one Scomber scombrus chromosome 14, fScoSco1.1, whole genome shotgun sequence genomic window:
- the gdpd5a gene encoding glycerophosphodiester phosphodiesterase domain-containing protein 5 isoform X2, which yields MVKHQPLQVYEKQVFVSFVTGIYGCRWKRYQRSQDDSSRWECTWFIILCSSFFLLLFWAYFWLVAQNDFNDFNWSVYNRSGEWRDETIPILASTTVGFSYITFLMILALFHISFGQQLNLYWVHKIGVLATLLTTISGVISVDDVWGDEWDILLVSLQSTAPFLHIGALATVTAISWLVAGYVVRRERSNFQVMVMVTYIIILLALYLAPLTFTCPCIMDRHGLKHRPDIIGRRGAPMLAPENTMVSFNRALQHGATSLEADVTLSVDGVPFLMRDRTLKRTTDVNKVFPSREREDASFFNWTEIRSLNAGHWFLETDPYWTVENLSTRDRSRIGNQTVCSLVEMLRLAARANGSAMLNIRKPPPEHPRYRSWFMDTLWAVQKAGISQKRVTWTPDTDRGRVRGFQQTANEKLSIAEMKQRGITSLTLHYSKASYREIQEYLANNVSVTVYPVNEPWLYSILWCSGVPSVSSDAPQVLQKVPYPIWLMSQSAYSFIWIASDLVSLAIVIGIFCFQKWKMSGMQNYNPEQIMLSAVTRRTSRDVNIMKEKLIFSELDNGLSSTEELSLYPENGYARYSHGGPSH from the exons ATGGTGAAACACCAACCCTTACAGGTCTATGAGAAGCAGGTCTTTGTGTCCTTTGTCACTGGGATCTATGGTTGCCGCTGGAAACGCTACCAGCGTTCCCAAGACGACAGCTCCAGG TGGGAGTGTACATGGTTCATCATCTTGTgcagttctttctttctgctgctcttttgGGCCTACTTCTGGTTGGTGGCTCAAAATGATTTCAACGACTTCAACTG GTCGGTATACAACCGCTCTGGAGAATGGAGGGATGAGACGATCCCTATCCTGGCATCCACCACCGTGGGATTCAGCTACATTACATTCTTAATG attTTAGCACTTTTCCACATATCGTTTGGCCAGCAGCTTAATCTCTACTGGGTTCACAAG ATCGGAGTGTTGGCTACGCTGCTCACCACGATTTCTGGTGTCATCTCTGTTGATGATGTATGGGGGGATGAGTGGGACATCCTGCTTGTATCACTGCAG TCCACAGCACCTTTCCTGCACATTGGAGCCCTGGCAACAGTCACAGCTATCAGCTGGTTGGTAGCTGGATATGTGGTCCGCAGAGAGAGATCCA ATTTCCaagtgatggtgatggtgacaTACATTATCATCCTCCTGGCTCTCTATTTGGCACCGCTCACTTTCACCTGTCCCTGCATCATGGACCGCCACGGCCTCAAACATCGACCAGACATCATTGGTCGACGGGGAGCTCCTATG cTGGCTCCAGAAAACACCATGGTGTCCTTTAACCGAGCCCTGCAGCATGGAGCCACCTCCCTGGAAGCCGACGTCACTCTCAg TGTGGACGGGGTTCCCTTCCTCATGCGAGACCGCACCTTGAAGAGGACCACAGACGTTAATAAGGTGTTTCCATCCAGAGAGCGTGAAGATGCCTCTTTCTTCAACTGGACGGAGATACGCTCTCTAAATGCGGGGCATTGGTTTTTGGAG ACTGACCCCTACTGGACAGTAGAGAACCTGTCAACGAGAGATCGGAGCCGAATAGGCAACCAGACAGTTTGCAGTCTGGTGGAAATGCTGCGTTTGGCGGCCCGGGCCAACGGCTCTGCAATGCTCAACATCCGCAAGCCTCCACCAGAGCACCCACGCTACCGGAGCTGGTTCATGGACACGCTGTGGGCCGTGCAGAAAGCAGGGATCTCCCAGAAGAGG GTGACGTGGACCCCCGACACGGACAGGGGGAGGGTGCGAGGCTTTCAGCAGACCGCAAACGAGAAGCTGTCAATAGCAGAGATGAAACAGAGGGGGATCACGAGCCTGACCCTCCACTACAGCAAGGCCAGCTACAGAGAAATACA GGAGTATCTGGCCAATAATGTGAGTGTGACTGTCTACCCAGTGAATGAGCCCTGGCTCTACTCCATTCTGTGGTGTAGTGGGGTGCCTTCTGTGTCCTCTGATGCCCCCCAAGTCCTCCAAAAGGTGCCTTACCCCATCTGGCTCATG AGCCAGAGCGCTTACAGCTTCATCTGGATCGCCTCAGATCTAGTCTCCTTGGCCATAGTCATAGGGATTTTCTGTTTCCAGAA GTGGAAGATGAGCGGGATGCAGAACTATAACCCAGAGCAGATCATGCTGAGCGCCGTGACACGTCGGACCAGTCGGGACGTCAACATCATGAAGGAGAAGCTCATATTCTCAG aGCTGGACAATGGGCTCAGCAGTACAGAGGAGCTCTCTCTGTATCCTGAGAACGGTTATGCCAGATACTCTCACGGAGGCCCCAGCCACTGA
- the gdpd5a gene encoding glycerophosphodiester phosphodiesterase domain-containing protein 5 isoform X1, whose protein sequence is MVKHQPLQVYEKQVFVSFVTGIYGCRWKRYQRSQDDSSRWECTWFIILCSSFFLLLFWAYFWLVAQNDFNDFNWSVYNRSGEWRDETIPILASTTVGFSYITFLMILALFHISFGQQLNLYWVHKIGVLATLLTTISGVISVDDVWGDEWDILLVSLQSTAPFLHIGALATVTAISWLVAGYVVRRERSNFQVMVMVTYIIILLALYLAPLTFTCPCIMDRHGLKHRPDIIGRRGAPMLAPENTMVSFNRALQHGATSLEADVTLSVDGVPFLMRDRTLKRTTDVNKVFPSREREDASFFNWTEIRSLNAGHWFLETDPYWTVENLSTRDRSRIGNQTVCSLVEMLRLAARANGSAMLNIRKPPPEHPRYRSWFMDTLWAVQKAGISQKRVRTVTWTPDTDRGRVRGFQQTANEKLSIAEMKQRGITSLTLHYSKASYREIQEYLANNVSVTVYPVNEPWLYSILWCSGVPSVSSDAPQVLQKVPYPIWLMSQSAYSFIWIASDLVSLAIVIGIFCFQKWKMSGMQNYNPEQIMLSAVTRRTSRDVNIMKEKLIFSELDNGLSSTEELSLYPENGYARYSHGGPSH, encoded by the exons ATGGTGAAACACCAACCCTTACAGGTCTATGAGAAGCAGGTCTTTGTGTCCTTTGTCACTGGGATCTATGGTTGCCGCTGGAAACGCTACCAGCGTTCCCAAGACGACAGCTCCAGG TGGGAGTGTACATGGTTCATCATCTTGTgcagttctttctttctgctgctcttttgGGCCTACTTCTGGTTGGTGGCTCAAAATGATTTCAACGACTTCAACTG GTCGGTATACAACCGCTCTGGAGAATGGAGGGATGAGACGATCCCTATCCTGGCATCCACCACCGTGGGATTCAGCTACATTACATTCTTAATG attTTAGCACTTTTCCACATATCGTTTGGCCAGCAGCTTAATCTCTACTGGGTTCACAAG ATCGGAGTGTTGGCTACGCTGCTCACCACGATTTCTGGTGTCATCTCTGTTGATGATGTATGGGGGGATGAGTGGGACATCCTGCTTGTATCACTGCAG TCCACAGCACCTTTCCTGCACATTGGAGCCCTGGCAACAGTCACAGCTATCAGCTGGTTGGTAGCTGGATATGTGGTCCGCAGAGAGAGATCCA ATTTCCaagtgatggtgatggtgacaTACATTATCATCCTCCTGGCTCTCTATTTGGCACCGCTCACTTTCACCTGTCCCTGCATCATGGACCGCCACGGCCTCAAACATCGACCAGACATCATTGGTCGACGGGGAGCTCCTATG cTGGCTCCAGAAAACACCATGGTGTCCTTTAACCGAGCCCTGCAGCATGGAGCCACCTCCCTGGAAGCCGACGTCACTCTCAg TGTGGACGGGGTTCCCTTCCTCATGCGAGACCGCACCTTGAAGAGGACCACAGACGTTAATAAGGTGTTTCCATCCAGAGAGCGTGAAGATGCCTCTTTCTTCAACTGGACGGAGATACGCTCTCTAAATGCGGGGCATTGGTTTTTGGAG ACTGACCCCTACTGGACAGTAGAGAACCTGTCAACGAGAGATCGGAGCCGAATAGGCAACCAGACAGTTTGCAGTCTGGTGGAAATGCTGCGTTTGGCGGCCCGGGCCAACGGCTCTGCAATGCTCAACATCCGCAAGCCTCCACCAGAGCACCCACGCTACCGGAGCTGGTTCATGGACACGCTGTGGGCCGTGCAGAAAGCAGGGATCTCCCAGAAGAGGGTGAGGACT GTGACGTGGACCCCCGACACGGACAGGGGGAGGGTGCGAGGCTTTCAGCAGACCGCAAACGAGAAGCTGTCAATAGCAGAGATGAAACAGAGGGGGATCACGAGCCTGACCCTCCACTACAGCAAGGCCAGCTACAGAGAAATACA GGAGTATCTGGCCAATAATGTGAGTGTGACTGTCTACCCAGTGAATGAGCCCTGGCTCTACTCCATTCTGTGGTGTAGTGGGGTGCCTTCTGTGTCCTCTGATGCCCCCCAAGTCCTCCAAAAGGTGCCTTACCCCATCTGGCTCATG AGCCAGAGCGCTTACAGCTTCATCTGGATCGCCTCAGATCTAGTCTCCTTGGCCATAGTCATAGGGATTTTCTGTTTCCAGAA GTGGAAGATGAGCGGGATGCAGAACTATAACCCAGAGCAGATCATGCTGAGCGCCGTGACACGTCGGACCAGTCGGGACGTCAACATCATGAAGGAGAAGCTCATATTCTCAG aGCTGGACAATGGGCTCAGCAGTACAGAGGAGCTCTCTCTGTATCCTGAGAACGGTTATGCCAGATACTCTCACGGAGGCCCCAGCCACTGA